A region from the Pelobates fuscus isolate aPelFus1 chromosome 1, aPelFus1.pri, whole genome shotgun sequence genome encodes:
- the POU3F3 gene encoding POU domain, class 3, transcription factor 3: protein MATAASNPYLPGNSILSSGSIVHSDSGGGGGMQPGSAAVTSVSGGYRGDPSIKMVQSDFMQGAMAASNGGHMLSHAAHQWVTALPHAAAEAGSPWSSSPVGMTGSPQHPQQQQDVKGGAGRDELHPGAALHHRPPHLGAHQGHPGGWGAIQSMASGAQQQQQQQALLYSQAGAFTVNGMLSPPPGSQSLVHPALVRGDTPELGEHPGHHHHHHHQHQQHHQQQPQQHHAGVNSHDPHSDEDTPTSDDLEQFAKQFKQRRIKLGFTQADVGLALGTLYGNVFSQTTICRFEALQLSFKNMCKLKPLLNKWLEEADSSTGSPTSIDKIAAQGRKRKKRTSIEVSVKGALESHFLKCPKPSAQEITNLADSLQLEKEVVRVWFCNRRQKEKRMTPPGIQQQTPDDVYSQVGTVGADTPPPHHGMQTSVQ, encoded by the coding sequence ATGGCCACAGCGGCTTCTAACCCCTACCTCCCCGGCAACAGCATCCTGTCCTCGGGCTCCATCGTGCACTCGGACTCGGGGGGCGGAGGGGGGATGCAGCCCGGCAGCGCGGCCGTCACCTCGGTGTCAGGAGGCTACCGGGGGGACCCCTCCATCAAGATGGTGCAGAGCGACTTCATGCAGGGGGCCATGGCGGCCAGCAACGGGGGGCACATGCTGAGCCACGCCGCCCACCAGTGGGTCACGGCGCTGCCACACGCCGCGGCGGAGGCGGGCTCGCCCTGGTCCAGCAGCCCGGTGGGGATGACGGGCAGCCCGCAGCACCCGCAGCAGCAGCAGGACGTGAAAGGAGGAGCCGGGAGGGACGAGCTGCACCCGGGGGCCGCCCTGCACCACCGACCGCCTCACCTCGGAGCGCACCAGGGACACCCGGGCGGCTGGGGGGCCATCCAGTCCATGGCCAGCGGGGCgcagcaacagcaacaacaacaagcCCTGCTCTACTCCCAGGCCGGGGCTTTCACTGTGAACGGCATGCTGAGCCCTCCCCCGGGGAGCCAGAGCCTCGTACACCCGGCCCTGGTCAGGGGAGACACGCCGGAGCTGGGGGAGCACCCCggacaccaccaccatcaccaccaccagcaccagcagcatcACCAGCAGCAGCCACAGCAGCACCACGCCGGGGTGAACAGCCACGACCCCCACTCCGACGAGGACACCCCGACCTCGGATGACCTGGAGCAGTTCGCCAAGCAGTTCAAGCAGCGGAGGATAAAGCTGGGCTTCACCCAGGCGGACGTGGGCCTGGCCCTGGGGACCCTGTACGGCAATGTCTTCTCCCAGACCACCATCTGCAGGTTCGAGGCGCTGCAGCTCAGCTTCAAGAACATGTGCAAGCTGAAACCCCTGCTCAACAAGTGGCTGGAGGAGGCCGACTCGTCCACGGGGAGCCCCACCAGCATAGACAAGATAGCCGCCCAGGGCAGGAAGAGGAAGAAGAGGACCTCCATCGAGGTGAGCGTCAAGGGGGCCCTGGAGAGCCACTTCCTCAAATGTCCCAAACCCTCAGCTCAGGAGATCACCAACCTGGCGGACAGTCTGCAGCTGGAGAAGGAGGTGGTCAGGGTCTGGTTCTGCAACCGGAGGCAGAAGGAGAAGAGGATGACCCCACCGGGGATCCAGCAACAGACGCCGGATGATGTCTACTCccaggtgggtacagtgggagctgacacgCCGCCCCCTCACCACGGGATGCAGACTAGTGTGCAATGA